Below is a genomic region from Drosophila kikkawai strain 14028-0561.14 chromosome X, DkikHiC1v2, whole genome shotgun sequence.
CTTATTGATTGAGAGAGGACCCAGAGACCCGTGGCGTGGGTcgtttatttatgttttattttgcaCAAATAATTTACATCTTTCCCGCGGGGCTATATTTTCCTGTTCCGAGCTCAGATTTGccgataaaaaaatataaatcaagtCATCGGCTTTTGTGAGTCTATTTAGCGGCAGGTTTACGTAAATAGAAAAATGAtcataaatcaattttctGCGATTTTACTCAAATTGGCGTTTATATgctaaatttaataattttattcattaaCTTTAATGTACACAGATAATTATATGTTATGTATTTAAATCTTATTAGGTTTTAGAtgattttagaaataaataataatacaatatataatataataataatattagatCAAAGTCCAGCTTAAGATCTAACATAAAATCTAGTTTTTTTATGTCTTCAAAACGGAAATAACCCATAAACCCTGCTAGAcagtgtttgttttttgttttctctttgGGTTTATCTCACGAAACCCTGAAAAAACCTTGGACACTACGAAGTTCCTCTTCGCTGAATGTCAGTCAAGTGGAACCTTCAGACATCGCCAAGTTCCCAATTCCCAATCTCCGATCTGTTATGTTCCATATCAGTCCAGATCTTTGCTGTTATAACACCCttgcttgtttttttctatagttttttttcttatcaGTGGAAATACTGGAAGACTGAAACTAGCCGAGAATTACGACATCCTAGACTGCTCTAATGCTCTTGTACAATCGAATTCAAGCACTCGAGGACTACTATATAggctatatgtatgtacatatattagtaTTTACCAAGATAAGCCGCATTTCGTGGAttgaaatgtttaatttacaattgagatAGTTTCTTCGGGGACAggtagaaaagaaaaagaatctCGGGTGAGCGAGTTAGCGCGACAGAGAGCGTTGGAAAGAAGGAAGAACGAGTGTAACAGGTAGTTGAGGTTGAGGGACACCTCACTCTCTCCCTGGAAGGGCACGAAAAATCCGCTAAATGTGTTTTTCCACTCTTTTTGGTACCTGGAAGTCAGGTAAATTCTGGTAATTGTTTTGAAAATTATCAAGTTAatgtctatgtgtgtgtgaatgtgCAGGTATAGAAATGCAGTGAAAGCCATGATTCCAGCATTTCTCATACATCTCCTTTGTGGCGCTCTTCtactctctctcgctctagcTCTGGCTCTCTCCCTCCTTGGCTCTGTTGTTGTGTCTTTGTCTCCGTTGCCTGTGTTGGTGATGGAGCAGCAGCTCCCCAGCTAAACAAAAACCACTCCAGCATCCACAACCAACTCAATTGACAACGGGTTCCAAGAACTTGTCGCCTCCGCACttcgctcacacacacacacatacacatacacaaatGGAGTTTCAATATGGCAGATGATGAGTTAAAAGTTCGAGGTTTTCTTGCTGCCTTATGGAGGGGGTGTGTGGGAAGGGAGGGGGCTAAGTGCATTGGTcgttggcgttgccagatggAATTAAATCATAAATCTTCGGCTGATGAATAAGCCACAGCATAAAAGAAACTTAACCCTAGAAGGTTGACAATTTTACTGAAaagttttaaatgaaaatttgtttCCCAAATAGCTTTTAATGTGATTTTTTTGCAGTTCGTAAAATAGCAAATAATAATCTaatctaattttaaatatttatataattctaattaaatACCACTGCCGCTTTATAAATTCCTCTGCTCAAATAGAACATACCCTCAATTTATCTGTTTTGAAAATTGAGGGTTAATTCCGACTAAGGCTGCCAGATATTGGATGAAACCTTGATTTGTTTGCACGAAACCCTTTGCAATTGCAGCAGTTGCAAAGAAATCGGTGCAACGGCTTTGAACTGAACAATCGCCTAAACATAATcctaataaaacaataaaatgtgAGTAATTAAGTTCGGTCTGCTTcctttaggtttttttttttttatttattatttgttctTTCCTGCAGCAGCTTGAGTGCCATCTCTGAGTCATGAGTGAGTCTTTGTTTCTCTTTCGCTCTCCGGGAGCTGGATTTGTTACCCTTTTGGAAAATACGCAGCTTCATTTACtgagaaagagagggagaggaaaAAGAGAGGCCGTGTGAGAGAGCGTCACTCAAATAACAAATAAGTAAGCTCGACTATAAGATACCATACTTTGagttaaataaagtaataGGTGGGGTTACTCAGCTGctgatattaaaaaatataaaaataataatataaaacatagcatataaatgaaaaatataaaaatataattcgtCATGAGGCAGGAAGAAGTACTTACTTTACTTAGAttcttagaaaaataaataaaaatcaacatttatatGTATACTAGGATGACACCGAGTCAGACTACCCTTGCACTCAATGAGAACTGGGCATAACAAGATCCACCCCATGTGGTGGAGTTTAAGTTTACCTGCGAGCGACAGAGAGAGCGCGATAATGGCGTGGGAGAGCTGCTCTCCAGCGCTCCGTCTCTCCGACGCTCCGGCTCTCTCTCGCTCGCGACGCCGTTTAACGGAGCCAAACGCCTGGGCTCAGCGAAAAGCCGAACAGTTATAGTTTTCTATCCGAAGCGCTCAGTGCCGCTGCGACGGAAACAGCTACCTGGGTAACCGTAACCGTCGTGGTATCCACtcactcactctctctctgtccGCGTTGAGAGCGCGAAAactgaatccgaatccgacTCGAATCCGAGGCAAACGTAACGAAGGCAGCCGAAAGCTCCCTGGTGATCTCGATCTCTGTTCTCTGCGATCGCTGCGCCCGCAGTTACTACTATTTTTTTCGTGTGCATTCCTGAAACAGAAACTGAAGAGTAATGGTGGACAACGTGTGAGCACTgcccagccagccagccagccagcaccGAAACACCGCCAGAAACCACGACGACAGCTTAGCCAGCTTAGAGCAGAGCAAAGCACCTGCAACAGTGTCCACCATCCCCATTCCCGTGTGGTGTAAccagtccaagtccaagcCGTAGGCCAGAGACGCCGCCAAGATGTTTGATGTTTTCGGGTCCGTCAAGGGCCTGCTGAAGATCGACCAGGTGTGCATCGACAACAATGTGTTTCGCATGCACTACAAGGCCACGGTGATCATCCTGATCGCCTTCTCGCTCCTGGTCACCTCGCGCCAGTATATCGGTGATCCGATTGATTGCATCGTGGACGAGATTCCGCTGGGCGTTATGGACACCTACTGTTGGATCTACTCCACATTTACCGTGCCGGAGCGTTTGACCGGTATCACAGGTCGGGATGTTGTGCAGCCGGGCGTGGGCTCGCATGTGGAGGGCGAGGATGAGGTGAAGTACCACAAGTACTACCAGTGGGTGTGCTTCGTCCTCTTCTTCCAGGCCATCCTCTTCTATGTGCCGCGCTACCTGTGGAAGTCCTGGGAGGGCGGTCGCCTCAAGATGCTGGTCATGGACCTCAACAGCCCCATTGTGAACGAGGAGTGCAAAAATGATCGCAAGAAGATCCTTGTCGACTACTTCATTGGCAACCTGAACCGGCACAATTTCTACGCCTTCCGTTTCTTCGTCTGCGAAGCCCTCAACTTTTTGAATGTCATCGGGCAGATCTACTTTGTGGACTTCTTCCTGGACGGTGAGTTCAGCACGTACGGCAGCGATGTGCTCAAGTTCACCGAGATGGAGCCGGACGAGCGCATCGATCCGATGGCCCGAGTGTTTCCCAAAGTGACCAAGTGTACCTTCCACAAATACGGTCCCTCCGGCAATGTGCAGAAGTTCGACGGACTGTGCGTGCTGCCGCTGAATATTGTCAATGAGAAGATCTACGTGTTCCTTTGGTTCTGGTTCATCATCCTGAGCATTCTGTCTGGCATCTCGCTGATCTACCGGATCGCCGTGGTGGCGGGTCCCAAACTGCGTCACCTGCTGCTCCGCGCCCGCTCCCGCCTGGCCGAGAGCGAGGAGGTGGAGCTTGTGGCCAACAAGTGCAACATCGGCGATTGGTTCCTGCTCTACCAGCTGGGCAAGAACATCGATCCGCTCATCTACAAGGAGGTCATTGCCGATCTGTCCCGCGAGATGGGCGGCGACGACAACAAGCGGCCCTTCGACGCCTGAGCCGGAGTCCGGAGTCCTGAGCGCAAGCCCGAGCCCAAGTGCCAGTAAGTATCAAAGATATCAagtcaaaaatataattatataccCTCCCCTTGATAAGAAACCCGATTAGTATCAGAAACACACATATATGtatcgatatttatcgatGTAATACCTACAACATATCGAAAAAAGACATCTTTAATAGCTTTTCAACTTTTGTAAGCAGTTTTTCGTATAAAAAGAATATCCCAAGATCTTAATGATtgtaaaatttatgtttttccgACACAACAAAGAAATACTTTTCACTGAGAGAGCAAAGAGAGGGAGAAaacgaaagagagagagagagagagagagagagttctTCTGGTCTTACGCGCTCATTTAAGCGTAACGCTAGCAGCATAAAAAAGAGCTGTAACCGGCTTCGGTGCAAGCGAGATGGCAGCTGCGCATGCGCAACAGCCAGCGATAGCTCCATCCTGCTCAATCGCATAGAGCACGAGGGAGAGGGGGCAAACCAGTTTGACCAGCAGTTAGTTGGAGACTGTTGCCAGCAGggcaaaagaagaagaaaaagaaacaaaaaaagaagctaAAGATTCTTTCAGACTTCTTTTAGCTTGGCATTTCTCTACTTGATGCCCTCTGAAATTCCCCATAAGCGGTTGTTTACCTTCCACGACCATTTTGTACCAAATACCTATGATAGTTTCCATTATAGTGATCGTGGGTGGAAGTGATCATTAAAATATGCAAGATTTAGGTTCTGATTATTGAGCGGAATGTTACTGGTCAACACTGAATTCGGGTTTTTATAGCACTTTTCAATACTGATTTTGGTATACCATAAAAATAACTATTCAAAGTCAGTAATCCaataaaagttataaaatatttggacAATTCATAAGATAAACTTTACTAATtgcataattattttatagattttatttgatagaaacagaaaaaaatcccTTTCAAAATCAGTCtagatataattttaaaatggttttacCAACACTAGAAGTAGAGTGATCAATATTTCTCATTAAAGATGTTTTAAAGTGATTTAAACTTTTTTGACAGAATACATAGCGAGCTCGTTTTTAGGTTAAAAATTCTACATTGATCATAGCAAACTACAGGGTATTTGTTAGTCTATTTGTAACAGCCAGTGTTGATCAGAAAACCAAGCTTGTTAGCTCATTTATTAGTCGTTTCCATGGCCTCTGATTTTCTTAAATTGCCTCGGCCTCAAGATTTTGATATTCTTAAGAGCTATGCTGTGCAATGCTATATATTTCATGAACTTGATAacagaatttaaatttgatatttatatagtaTGATTTACACTTAAATTGTGTTTTTATCATAAtggttaattttaatatttatctcagttaccatttaaaatcccctttaaatatttagctaAACATGAAATTGGGATTCACGTTTTGGGTTTCTTTCGGTGTGTTTaggttattttttatttttgggcacAGCAGCGGCGTTGCCGAACTTGGAGATAAGGAAACGTAGCCTCTCAACGTCGCTGCTCCGTCTGTCGGTCGGACTCGTAATCAGCATGAAGTCGAGAGTGGCGTCGACTTGACTTTACCCCGGGCTCGGCCCGTCTCGACTTGGATTGCGTTGCGTTGCCCAATGTGCAGACATTTTCCACTGGGAGGCGCGGGACATGCAATGCCAATTAGAAGTTGGGCAACTACGTGACAGTTTGGGGCACTTATCTAATCGAGGGCGGGGGCTTCCAGAGCCAGATGCAAGGGGGaacagcaacagaaacagACCTGATAAGGTGCCAAGATACAGATACCACGAGATGCCGAGATACAGATAAATGAACAGGCACAGATGCTGTTGCCGTTGATTGGTGACAAAGTGTTGCAATTAGCacacattttcattttcattccatttacattttcattCTCATTTCGAATCCGAATCGGACAGACAGACCCCCCTCTACCCACCCCGAAATGGCCTCCTCACCTCTCAAGATCAGAGATCACAAGATCCATATGGATCTCTACTGGACCGTACCGTAGTTTCAATTAATGGCTGCTGGCTGGCACACAATTTAAGCGGCCTCCTCCGCAGCTTTTGATgcctgctgatgatgatgattgtAATCAACAAATAAGCtactgtttgttgtttttttttttttatatacccAAAGTACACTCATGTGGTTTTCGTCTGACCGCCAATTTGAGGTATCAatgaaatgaatgaatgaatggacCGCTCTGTCACACCCAAAAGCCCACTTCCCACCACCCACTTGCCAGAGGCTTAGGCTTACTATGCCACATTTTGAATGGAAACGATAGGCAGGCACGCGAAAACTATTGctctccattttatttgtactttattttgttattttcacCATGCACGCACTTAATTCGCCAAGTCGGCAACTCATTTCCCAGGCTTTTAATTGCATTAATTGCTTTCAATTAGCGCCACAGCGCTGAGAATCGAGCCGGAGAATAATGTCCAAAAGTGAAACTCAAATTGGAAAAACTAGAAACGTTGAAAGTTcggaaaaatgtaaacaattattttcacTAGATCTTGGTAAAAGTTATTGTTTAGTTATTCTCAGGCCATTAGGGTTTATTCTCTAATTGATTTATGCGGTTAATATTTCGTATAAAATTAATGtgaaattaattcaaaagatccagtttaaatttgtaaacttaaatgttaataaatcAAAGCAATATAATGGggaaaaggtttttaaaaaggTATTTTAGAAAAGGTATTAAAAATATGGCAGAACTTGTAGTGTATATCAGAATCCCCACCAAAAAGACAGACAGCTGTcaaggaaaccaaaaagaatatagtatatatacacaatcttatctttatttatttttttttaattctcaGTGTCATCCTTCAGCATAGTTCTgataaaagatatatatatatatattgtgtaaTCCCAAGCCATAAAAACTAGTCATTGTTTTATGATAAACCCAACATCTTTCTCCATTTTTCTTTGCAGTTTCATGCAGCCGAAATTGGGTTAAGACGATGATAAGATGCAGTCGGAAAATTGGGGTAATCGGAAATCGGAAATCGGAGCTGAAGGGGGGGAAAACAGAAGCCAAGCCGACAATGTAGATGAGGCCTTTCGAGCTAATGACGAGCTAATGAACACATATCAACGAATTCCATGGTAAAAAACAAGCAACAACCGTTTTGTGTGTACTGTTTTTTACAACCAACAACAAGACACGTacaattacaacaataaaCTACAACAATCATAACAATAAcagtaacaataacaataacaataacagatACTAGCCGCAGCCAGAGAGATGTAAGCTATAAGGATGGATCGCTCGGGATCAGGGATAATCAAGAACAAACTCAACAACTCAACAATTCTAGAATTCCCTGATCCCACCGATCCCAGGCCATGCCAATCTCGAAGAGCATTTTTGGAACCTTTAAAAGACAGGAGAAATGACATTTGTCAAAACACTAAATGTACgagtatatattatatatttttttgtgcgaGTTATGATAGATCTATAcaatacacatacacacacacacatccatatatatttttagtgaGCAattacacacatatatatttatacataaatatacagACGTACAgaaagatatatacatatatatatttatgaatgcCACATGCGAGTAATATTTATGCTAAGAGTTGTGATCATTGATTAAGACATTTAAAGaaacaaggaaaaaaaatgcaaaaaaaaatacaaaaaacgacaaacaataatttacacttagtaaaaaaaagaacgccagcaaatataatacatatatactttatttcaatttttacacttttaatttagcaattttcgccagcaaataataataataaaaacgatAATTTTAGTACTTTAgttcccttatttttttttttcatatctTTGGTAgcatttatttagtttagcgcaatttttttttatacacacacacacatacacacacgaaCTCATCGATAAAGAAgagaaaatcaatttaaatatatgtatatatatatattatatatatatatgtatgtttataggcgtatatatttttgtaaagaaaaatctaaatacaataaaaatatatatgtatacatttaGCGATAAGTGTAAGCGTGGAaaagacaacaaacaaacaaacaaacaaaaaatgaaagacTCAAaagcaatatttaaaaaaaacataaaaattaaagaggaaaagcaatggaaaatcaaataaatgtttgtaaCAATTTTGCGTGTTTATTCCGCGAGACGATTAGCGAGCCAAGCCCTAAGCtaagtttcaatttcaattccaTATACTTATAAATACTTACattaaacgaaaataaaacccaCACAAAACATGATGATGATTTCTTTatggtttattatttgttgtgtgtccagcacacacacaacgcacaccacacacacacacacacacacacacacacacacacggccaCATTTCATgcgaaaataaacaagaaaataaaacaaggaaAATCAAAGCAAACATATGGACAAATCTATCTTATCTTGTGGGCTAAGGGGCCCGGAGCAATTACACCCAGAGTGGTTCTGGGGGGGACACTTGAAAGGTTCTCTGTGCTGTGTGTTTTCCCTCTATAGTTTACGATTTACAACcagtttttttcagtttttttagTTCCCGAAACGTGTTTACTTTGAGCAAACTTTGGAACAAACTTAGACTCGGTCTTTGACCCGTTGATCCCCCGGCACCTCGttctttgtttatatatttcttagttCCCAGAAACTCTGGTCTAGTCGTGGGACattttcttgaaaaatatatcaCATAAtccattatatattttcataatttaaaaacagacCTGGGATCTGTGAAAATGACTTTTTCCGAATTAATAAACAACCCAAGTTGAGTCACTTTTCGTTCGTTTCGGTTGTGGATGTGCAACAGGTGTCGCCTCATTTGCACTTGCACATCctgtttatatatgtatatttatatcgaATACGAATACCTATTGCTATCGGGTTTCCGCTCGTGCCAAATCGACATTAATCCCTTGAAAGTCGGAAAGTATTACTCAACTATTGGTATCGAAGGGTCTGTTTGCGCCAATCGATCCGCAGAACCGGCCCTAGTGAGCTGGCAGcattattaatttacatataGTAACTTCTTTGTAATGATTATTCTGGGAAGTTTTTAgtcataaatatattaatttagtcattattaaatttatattacattttttgatTGTAAAAGtatgtatttccttttaaatatgatttaagGGAAAATCTGTGCCTCTCAGTTGTTTAAATGTGATAATTTGCAGAATATTttgcaagattaatttattaatttttaatgaaatgactaatttaaaataaataatatttagttaaaaaaatatataaactaaatatgatttatttctaattaaatgaataatttaaaataaataatatttagtttatctGGTCaagtattttgaaatttttcacATTTATAAACTACaccttaaattaaacaataaataaattatttaaaaaataataaagaaaaatatattaaataaataaataattttacaaatttccaCTCGCTTGgcactataattcccaactagttctagCATCTTATGGTacaagtaaaatattaaaacttgaGGGGAAACCCTTTACATCCTTAAGGTTTATGATATGTTTAagtgtataaaatattaaatatatttattttatatattagtaTTCCCCATATTAGCTAATCTTTAGATTGATTTAACTGCAATATCCAACTTTAAATTGTCGCAATGCCTAGTAATGCTCCGCTCCGTCGTCTCCATTTACATCGAAAGTGTGGCAATAGACGGCCGAGAAGATAGATGTTGAGCAAATTAGCATATCAAATTGAGTTAAACGCTGCAATTGGCCCCAATAAATACGTGAACAAATATTACGGCATGCGGAGAGCTAAGGAAAGCGAAAACGCGAGTgcgaaaatggaaatggaaatgggaaacgGGTTCGAGGAACTCTCGCATACAAAGCAAATGTCAAagttctttatttaatatgtgttttttttttattgaattgaatttattatttgaaatgCATTCCAGGGCTAAAAAATTAGCTTGGGAGAGACTCAATTGTTATGTCTGGCAGGGCACTTAAAatggttattatttttaaaataatttatatatgtatatctgatAAGCTATGGAaatggttttatattttagtaaaTTGTTTGgggtattatttttaaatattaatattgaatttaatgttGAAATAAATGGGATTTAAATGATTGTAGAAACTAAATTCTAATTTTAACTAGTTTAAGCTGATACCTTTAGGAATAATCGCTggatttgtattaaattaattctaaaTATTCAGTTAGATATAGCTAATTATCCGTATATATCTCCGACACCCTCTAAACTGAACAATCATGGGGGGTATATTTATCTTAAATACGGAACACACACCGACGACCTTGCACTTGCAATTGTCGGCTGAATTTCGCTTAATTTTGCCACAAAAGAATTGGAATTAGAATTCGAGCAACACCCACAAGCCCACCcatcacccaccacccaccgGGTGATGATCACTGCCAGTGGCGACCTCTGGCGGCTTACGTAAGCCACCATTTCACGTAAGCCCCTAAATTTTTCGCCTCGccatacaatttatttatttaaacaaaatgccAGTTGCCGCTGACGGGTTTGTGGTCTCTGTTGTTTCGCCGTCAGATTTATTGTtatgcgtttttttttttcattgtttttgttgccttttccaTATAAAAGGTATATATCTTTGTGACTAGACTGTATTCCCgtgataaacataaataattgtaCCATATAGAATGAGTAATGAAGCCCATTTTGATCAAAAACAGACATTTTTAAGACACAAAACAAGTGCCAGCTGGAATTATATgtaattttggttttaaaacaATAAGAGTTGGTCTGTTTTTAAGCTTGAAAAATGGTATAGGAACTTTGAGAGTAacctttatatataattaataaatatatcataaataaatataatatataattaaaattaatttaatttttccataaaaatgttatgaattAATATAAGAATTTTTACCTTGATAAGAtagtgtttttatttgcttatcTTGGCGCCTgtctgcatataaatattttttgttataatcTATCAAACGACCTCTAACCTCTTATAAAtcgattaattaaatataaatacacattttgaTATCAGTTGAAAACTCTTGCATTAGCATATCACAATTCTGTATGCGTAAGCAATTt
It encodes:
- the Inx2 gene encoding innexin inx2 codes for the protein MFDVFGSVKGLLKIDQVCIDNNVFRMHYKATVIILIAFSLLVTSRQYIGDPIDCIVDEIPLGVMDTYCWIYSTFTVPERLTGITGRDVVQPGVGSHVEGEDEVKYHKYYQWVCFVLFFQAILFYVPRYLWKSWEGGRLKMLVMDLNSPIVNEECKNDRKKILVDYFIGNLNRHNFYAFRFFVCEALNFLNVIGQIYFVDFFLDGEFSTYGSDVLKFTEMEPDERIDPMARVFPKVTKCTFHKYGPSGNVQKFDGLCVLPLNIVNEKIYVFLWFWFIILSILSGISLIYRIAVVAGPKLRHLLLRARSRLAESEEVELVANKCNIGDWFLLYQLGKNIDPLIYKEVIADLSREMGGDDNKRPFDA